In Sulfitobacter sp. LCG007, the sequence CTGCGCTGTCGGTGGTCTTCCTTGGGGTGATATTTCTCTTCGCGCTCGTCCAGACACTTCTGGCGGACCGCACCGTTTACCGATGAGGCCACGCATGACCGATACCGCCGCTGCCTTCCCGCTTCGCCTCAGGATCGCCGCGCTGAAGCCGGGTAGGGTGCTGGGCTTTCTCATCCTCGCCTGCGGGGCATGGGCAGTGGTCTTCCCCTATGTCTGGATGATTTCCTCGAGCCTCAAGCCCACGGACGAGGTCTATGACGCCGATTTCACCATCTGGCCCAAGACCTTCGCGGGTGTGCAGAACTATTGGGACGTGCTGGTCGGCCAACCCTACCCGATGTTCCTTTTCAACAGTCTGATCGTGTGTGTCGGGATTCTCGCGGTGCAGTTGATCACCGCCGTCCCCGCGGCCTACGCGCTGGCAAAGCTGCGTTTTCGCGGCCAGACCATCCTGCTGGGGACGGTTGTTGCCTGCCTGACGATCCCGATCAACGTGACATCGATTCCTCTTTATCTGGGCGTCGTGAAGGCAGGGCTGCTGGACACCTATCTGTCGATGATGCTTCCGTTCCTGGTTTCGGTCTTTGCGATCTTTCTCTTTCGGCAGTTCTTTCAGGCTTATCCCGATTCAATCATCCAGGCCGCCCGCGTCGACGGCTTCAGCGAGATCGAGATCGTCCTGCGCCTGATCGTGCCCGCGGCCATCCCGGCGGTCGCGGCGTTCTCGGTGTTCTCCATCGTCGCCCACTGGAACGATCTCTACTGGCCCCTCATCGTGGTCCAGAGCCAGGAGAAGATGACCGCGTCCCTGTCGATGATGCAATATCGCTCCGAGTTCGACACCAACTACGGGCGCACTTTTGCCGCCGCCACCGTTGTCTCGATCCCGATGCTCATCGTGTTCCTGTTCGCGCGCCGGGCATTTGTCCGCGGCATCACCATGAGTGGCGTCAAGGGCTGACGCAGCGCTGCTGACGGCATCGGGCCTGGCGCGGCGTGAATCCGAAAGCGCCTTGCGCTCTCCCGGGGTCGTCCCCCTGATTGAGGAAGGGCACAGGCGGCGGCGCTGGGTTTGCCCGCAAATGGGGCAGCCCCGGCAGCAGATTTGCATATGAATGGGGCAGTTCGGCCCCGGCGGCAGCGAATCTGCCGAATTCGCGAAAAAGAGTTTGCGCCGATGATGGCGCGCCATGTTTAACCGGGGCAGGGACCTTTCTTCTTGGCCGCAACGGCGCGGCTTTTCCACTCACATCGGCCTTCTGGCCACGCAGCAACGACGCTGCTCGACGTTCTGAGACTTCAGATCGCGGGACAGCGCTGTGCCTGTGGCATGCAGCCTTCCCTGACAGAAACCGAAGCTGTCCGGACTTCCCCGGATCGCCACCAGGGGCCGGATGACGCGATGTTCAGCAAACAGATTGCCAAAGTCCCGCCAAAGTCCCGGGCGGACGCGCCGGGGCGCGCGACGCGGACGGCGCATCGCCCCCGCGGCCACGCCGCATGCGCTGTCATCCGCAGCGCCCCCGAAGAAGACGTCACTCTTGCCGGCGTGGCCCTGACCGCAGGTGAGACCCGCCCGAAGACATCCACCATCCGTCCCGATGTTCGGGACACCAACCTGACCCCCCATGCCTGAGTTCAGGCCACCAACTCTCAGAAAGGACGACGAGGTATGTCGTATGTCACGCCCAAGGAATTCGCTGTCAAAATGGTCGACGCCGGCGAGTCCAAGATCTTCATGTCGACCAAGGATACCCTGATCCGCGCCTTCATGGCTGGCGCCATCCTTGCCCTCGCCGCCGCCTTCGCCGTGACCATCGCGGTCAACACCGGCAATTTCCTCGTGGCCTCGCTGCTGTTCCCCGTCGGGTTCTGCCTGCTCTATCTCATGGGGTTCGACCTGCTGACGGGTGTCTTCACGCTTGCCCCTCTGGCCGTCATCGCAAGGCGTCCCGGCTGCAGCTGGAGCGGCGTGTTCCGCAACTGGGGCCTCGTCTTCTGCGGCAACTTCGCAGGCGCGATGACCACCGCGATCCTGATGGCCGTGGTCTTCACCACCGGCTTTTCAGCCGAACCGGACGCCGTCGGCCAGAAGATCGGCAGC encodes:
- a CDS encoding carbohydrate ABC transporter permease yields the protein MTDTAAAFPLRLRIAALKPGRVLGFLILACGAWAVVFPYVWMISSSLKPTDEVYDADFTIWPKTFAGVQNYWDVLVGQPYPMFLFNSLIVCVGILAVQLITAVPAAYALAKLRFRGQTILLGTVVACLTIPINVTSIPLYLGVVKAGLLDTYLSMMLPFLVSVFAIFLFRQFFQAYPDSIIQAARVDGFSEIEIVLRLIVPAAIPAVAAFSVFSIVAHWNDLYWPLIVVQSQEKMTASLSMMQYRSEFDTNYGRTFAAATVVSIPMLIVFLFARRAFVRGITMSGVKG
- a CDS encoding formate/nitrite transporter family protein, which translates into the protein MSYVTPKEFAVKMVDAGESKIFMSTKDTLIRAFMAGAILALAAAFAVTIAVNTGNFLVASLLFPVGFCLLYLMGFDLLTGVFTLAPLAVIARRPGCSWSGVFRNWGLVFCGNFAGAMTTAILMAVVFTTGFSAEPDAVGQKIGSIGEARTLGYAAAGGAGLLTVFVRAILCNWMVSTGVVAAMMSTSTSGKIMAMWMPILVFFYLGFEHSIVNMFLFPSGIMLGGEFTWADYFIYNEIPVVVGNLVGGLTFVGAMIYATHFRESPKRNAMRNDDVATMPAE